The genomic window CGTTCAAAGAACAACAGCGAATGGCTAAGTAACGTCCTACAGAATGCCTTTCTTGGTTTAAAAGAAGGGCATTTTTCATGCATTAACAGCATAGATTCCAACTTCAATCCGACCGTCATAGCGCATTACTTTTTCTAGCTTAAAACCATTTTTTTCAGCAACTCGCAGCGATGCAAGATTATCTTTTTCGATTATAGAAATTAAGCGGGTTAATCTCATTTCAGAAAAAGCGTAGTTTTTCATGGCTGTTGCCGCTTCTGTCGCAAGTCCTTTTCCCCATTCGCTCTTTATTAATCGGTAACCGAGCTCTAGTTCGTCATTACCTTGAATCGTTTGCGCAAAGAAACCACAAGAACCAATAAGTTGTCGATTTTTTTTATCGATTACCGCTAGTAAGCTTGCTTGGTTTTGCTGTGATTTTTCAATGCATTGATTCATCAAAGCGTATGTTTTTTCTTCGCTATAGGGACCGTTGAGTGAAAATCGCATCACTTCAGGGCAGCTAAAGAGCCGATGCAGTGCCGATAAATCATCTTGCTGAAAAGGGCGTAAAATAAGTCGTTGAGTAGTAATTTTAATCATAGTTTGGTGTTTATATTAGAAAAATATTCAGTAGTTTAACAAGGGGTTGATGGGGAAGCTATTGCAACCCCGCCACACTTATTTTTAGTTTAAATGTTGATCAACCTCTATTGCTAGTGCGACAGTTGCACCTACCATAGGGTTATTTCCCATGCCGATAAAGCCCATCATAGCTACATGTGCAGGTACAGAAGAGCTACCTGCAAATTGCGCATCGGCATGCATGCGACCCATTGTGTCTGTCATACCATAAGAAGCGGGGCCTGCTGCTACGTTATCTGGGTGTAACGTACGGCCTGTACCACCGCCGGATGCAACTGAAAAGTATGCTTTGCCTTCGCGGTGACACTCGGCTTTATAAATGCCGGCCACAGGATGTTGAAAACGTGTGGGATTGGTTGAGTTACCGGTAATGCTGACATCGACTTTTTCACGTTGCATAATCGCGACACCTTCTCGGACATCATCTGCGCCATAACATAATATTTCTCCACGAAGTCCTTTTGAAAAACGGCGTCTTTCGACCTCATGTAGCTCTCCCGTTTCGTAATCGAATTGCGTTCTTACGTAAGTAAAACCATTAATGCGTGAAATGAGGTAAGCTGCATCTTTACCTAAACCATTTAAAATTA from Psychromonas sp. psych-6C06 includes these protein-coding regions:
- a CDS encoding GGGtGRT protein; its protein translation is MNNSIQSVLNEMNLDTLEAAYQYCLQNGIDSKALVNETQTIAFENAGEAYTLGTALALFRNAHNAEEAANIIGEGLQAFTKPGSVAYARQVGLGHGALAARLLNEKSQCFAFLAGHESFAAAEGAIKIALNVNKSRQTPLKVILNGLGKDAAYLISRINGFTYVRTQFDYETGELHEVERRRFSKGLRGEILCYGADDVREGVAIMQREKVDVSITGNSTNPTRFQHPVAGIYKAECHREGKAYFSVASGGGTGRTLHPDNVAAGPASYGMTDTMGRMHADAQFAGSSSVPAHVAMMGFIGMGNNPMVGATVALAIEVDQHLN
- a CDS encoding GNAT family N-acetyltransferase, which codes for MIKITTQRLILRPFQQDDLSALHRLFSCPEVMRFSLNGPYSEEKTYALMNQCIEKSQQNQASLLAVIDKKNRQLIGSCGFFAQTIQGNDELELGYRLIKSEWGKGLATEAATAMKNYAFSEMRLTRLISIIEKDNLASLRVAEKNGFKLEKVMRYDGRIEVGIYAVNA